The Benincasa hispida cultivar B227 chromosome 11, ASM972705v1, whole genome shotgun sequence genome has a segment encoding these proteins:
- the LOC120091372 gene encoding transcription factor bHLH106 has translation MMQADQSSELYRFLAQNGAFSLGGAAGSCRFPATQSMSSSSSYYPNLDKSPAAAATEGAVPSPHDRALAALKNHKEAEKRRRERINSHLDKLRTLLPCNSKTDKASLLAKVVERVKELKNETSEIAELESFPSETDEISVLSGEQSEDGRLVFKASLCCEDRSDLIPDLNDILNSLHLKTLRADIVTVGGRIRNVLLIAANDHHSVESVHFLQNALKSLLERSNSSLTSKRRRLVLHK, from the exons atgatgCAGGCGGATCAAAGCTCTGAGCTTTACAGATTCCTGGCGCAGAACGGAGCCTTCAGCCTGGGCGGCGCCGCCGGATCTTGCCGCTTTCCGGCGACACAAAGCATGTCGAGCTCTTCCTCTTATTACCCTAATTTGGATAAGTCTCCGGCGGCGGCCGCCACTGAGGGAGCGGTGCCGTCGCCCCACGACAGAGCTCTGGCAGCCCTTAAGAATCACAAGGAAGCTGAGAAGCGGAGGAGAGAGAGAATCAACTCTCATCTTGATAAGCTTCGGACTCTTCTTCCTTGTAATTCtaag ACGGACAAGGCATCTCTTCTGGCAAAAGTGGTTGAGCGAGTGAAAGAGCTAAAGAACGAGACATCGGAGATCGCGGAGCTCGAGAGCTTCCCTTCGGAGACCGACGAGATCAGTGTCCTTTCCGGGGAGCAGTCAGAGGACGGAAGGCTTGTGTTCAAGGCATCATTGTGTTGCGAGGACCGCTCCGATCTCATCCCTGACCTCAACGACATACTTAATTCCCTCCACCTCAAAACCCTTAGGGCTGACATTGTCACGGTCGGTGGCCGGATTCGCAACGTCCTCCTTATCGCCGCTAACGACCACCACAGCGTCGAGTCCGTTCATTTCCTTCAAAATGCCTTGAAATCTCTTCTTGAACGCTCAAATTCTAGCCTTACATCCAAGAGGAGGCGTCTTGTACTTCACAAATGA